Proteins encoded together in one Marispirochaeta sp. window:
- a CDS encoding response regulator — protein sequence MAKKILIVDDSKAIRQSIRFVLEQNEYQVLDAEDGLDALEKLRNETVDLIITDVNMPNMNGIELIQELRGKEGFRFVPILVLTTESQNSVMEKGKAAGATGWIVKPFSTDKLLAAVRKVVG from the coding sequence ATGGCAAAGAAGATATTAATCGTGGACGATTCCAAGGCGATTCGTCAAAGTATACGCTTTGTGCTTGAACAGAATGAATATCAGGTCCTGGATGCCGAGGACGGTCTTGATGCTCTGGAAAAACTGAGAAACGAGACGGTGGATCTGATTATTACCGATGTCAACATGCCGAATATGAACGGAATCGAGCTGATCCAGGAACTCAGAGGAAAAGAAGGTTTCAGGTTTGTTCCGATTCTCGTGTTGACCACTGAATCCCAGAATTCGGTAATGGAGAAGGGCAAAGCCGCCGGCGCCACCGGCTGGATCGTTAAACCCTTCAGCACCGATAAACTGCTTGCGGCGGTGCGTAAAGTAGTCGGGTAA
- a CDS encoding Fur family transcriptional regulator: protein MPRFRRHGFDEFGPRFRQRGLRMTIPRQVILEALDEFDGFASAEDIFMRVHKDHPGVGLATIYRTLILLTEMGLVSKIDPGDGKFRYELREQKKETKHQHLLICSRCYRVIRYSDFSDEERDTLHSIEARLEKAHDFTIQRHSVHYYGICPTCRERERSRNAVDKSE, encoded by the coding sequence ATGCCGAGATTCCGCCGACATGGTTTTGACGAGTTTGGTCCCCGCTTTCGGCAGCGGGGATTAAGAATGACTATTCCCAGGCAGGTTATTCTGGAGGCTCTGGACGAGTTTGACGGCTTTGCCAGTGCCGAAGATATCTTTATGCGTGTTCATAAAGATCACCCTGGCGTCGGACTTGCCACGATCTACCGCACACTTATTCTTTTGACCGAGATGGGGCTTGTGAGCAAGATTGATCCGGGGGACGGTAAATTCCGTTACGAGCTGCGGGAGCAGAAGAAGGAGACCAAGCATCAGCACCTGCTGATCTGTTCACGCTGTTACCGGGTTATCCGCTATTCGGATTTCTCCGACGAGGAGCGGGATACTCTCCATTCCATAGAAGCTCGTCTGGAAAAAGCCCACGATTTTACCATTCAACGTCACTCTGTCCATTACTACGGCATCTGTCCCACCTGCCGTGAACGGGAGAGATCCAGAAACGCTGTAGATAAATCAGAATAA
- a CDS encoding phosphatidate cytidylyltransferase, whose translation MNDFQHNGILSLPLEYFPGIPAPVRTEVLRKSIHMLVALVPFVAALNQGITLALLASGTIIYTYAELLRCRGVRVVLISRLTAMASRERDLGKFVLGPVTLGLGTMLALLLYPAPAASIAIFALAFGDGLASLVGKLFGRIRIPYTGGKTIIGSAACFAAIFFSARSVGASLFTALAVASVSTLVEMLPLKDLDNILLPLSAGTIAAVFGYLAV comes from the coding sequence ATGAATGATTTTCAGCATAACGGCATCCTGTCATTACCATTAGAATATTTTCCAGGTATACCCGCTCCTGTTCGCACGGAAGTGCTGCGGAAAAGCATCCATATGCTGGTAGCCCTTGTTCCCTTTGTCGCAGCGTTAAATCAGGGTATTACTCTTGCACTGCTTGCGTCCGGCACAATAATCTATACCTACGCGGAGCTGCTGCGCTGTCGGGGCGTACGGGTGGTTTTAATCTCCCGCCTGACTGCCATGGCTTCCAGAGAACGGGACTTGGGTAAATTTGTGCTTGGGCCGGTAACGCTTGGGCTGGGCACGATGCTGGCCCTTCTGTTGTATCCTGCCCCTGCAGCGAGCATTGCCATTTTTGCCCTGGCTTTTGGCGACGGTCTCGCCAGTTTAGTAGGTAAACTTTTTGGAAGGATCAGGATTCCCTATACTGGCGGAAAGACCATAATCGGCAGTGCGGCCTGTTTCGCGGCCATCTTTTTTTCCGCCCGCAGCGTTGGCGCAAGTCTGTTTACTGCTCTCGCCGTTGCTTCCGTATCCACGCTGGTAGAGATGCTGCCCTTAAAGGATCTGGACAATATTCTGCTTCCTCTTTCCGCCGGAACCATTGCCGCGGTATTTGGTTATCTGGCTGTTTAA
- a CDS encoding DUF2259 domain-containing protein, which produces MFKRGCILLLLLIGLIVPLMAGDVATYVNLGFSVNSRYFLFGYYGIDDKTSNPYANMYLVDVHANEFVTKGRMRGIYPVDVSAGQDGSGALYTLFAGNIEIIKQYGIDHLRSGRIVYVLVNGAEPKSHLEFRDFERNSTVSVDLIQAHEGTGDTVRSAFHLKLKLKDADGNSRDYVVGLPDYYRPGVKRYRIKQVCYSPDETSLVFIIEKEELDGEGADIRYMVETVRIR; this is translated from the coding sequence ATGTTTAAACGGGGTTGTATTCTGTTACTGCTGCTTATCGGGCTGATTGTCCCGCTTATGGCAGGTGACGTGGCGACCTATGTCAATCTTGGGTTTTCTGTAAATTCCCGCTATTTTCTTTTCGGTTATTACGGTATTGATGATAAAACATCAAATCCTTATGCCAATATGTATCTGGTAGATGTTCATGCCAACGAGTTTGTGACGAAAGGCCGGATGCGCGGAATCTATCCCGTAGATGTTTCCGCTGGGCAGGATGGTTCCGGTGCTTTGTATACCCTTTTTGCGGGCAATATAGAAATCATCAAGCAATATGGTATAGACCATCTTCGCTCGGGACGCATTGTCTATGTTCTGGTTAATGGCGCGGAACCCAAATCACATCTTGAATTTCGGGACTTCGAGCGGAACAGTACCGTCAGTGTCGATTTGATTCAGGCGCATGAGGGCACAGGAGATACAGTACGCTCCGCCTTCCATCTCAAACTGAAACTGAAAGATGCCGATGGAAACAGTCGCGATTATGTTGTGGGACTTCCCGATTATTACCGTCCTGGTGTAAAACGTTATCGGATCAAGCAGGTCTGTTATTCACCGGATGAAACCTCTCTTGTGTTCATCATTGAAAAAGAGGAACTCGACGGTGAGGGGGCCGATATCCGCTATATGGTGGAAACCGTCAGGATCCGCTGA